In Streptantibioticus cattleyicolor NRRL 8057 = DSM 46488, a genomic segment contains:
- a CDS encoding YwqG family protein produces MHVDWNMPVPGHDVIESHEERRLVWEEYEDGLWSDTSGAGELTLGGYACPAYDDPCLPPYPGGDDQPWRLLAQARVSPISREPIENTVFWLMRPEDLAEGRFEKAKVRLELVPPA; encoded by the coding sequence ATGCACGTCGACTGGAACATGCCCGTCCCCGGCCACGACGTCATCGAATCCCACGAGGAACGCCGCCTGGTGTGGGAGGAGTACGAGGACGGCCTGTGGTCCGACACCTCCGGCGCCGGTGAACTCACCCTCGGCGGCTACGCCTGCCCCGCCTACGACGACCCGTGCCTGCCCCCGTATCCGGGCGGCGACGACCAACCGTGGCGCCTGCTGGCCCAGGCCCGGGTCTCCCCCATCTCGCGGGAGCCGATCGAGAACACCGTCTTCTGGCTGATGCGCCCCGAGGACCTTGCCGAGGGAAGGTTCGAGAAGGCGAAGGTGCGCCTGGAGCTGGTGCCGCCCGCGTGA